AAATAATAGGAGTTTCGCCAAGATAAATAAAGTTTGCATCGAGTTTCTTAAACGAGTCGGGTAAATCAGACAAACTGTGATTTAAAATAATAACCTTTTTCAGTTTTTCAAAATAAGCGATATCGACagaaaataatgaattaatatCTTCGAATGAATTATAAGAAACATCTAAAATTGAAActcttttcaaatatttgaagaaagGAAATCTTTTCATACCTGTGTTTTTAAAATATAGCTCTAGATTATGACCAAAACCTTTTGGCATCCTTTTCAAGAATTCCGGATGGCTTATTTCCTGGTCAGTACAATTAACAACGATTCTATCTCTACTCGGCTGGTCAAAGCAGTCACATCTACTTGGACAATTTAAATCACCATGCAGGTCGCATGTAAGTTTATCTCTTTCAGTCTTGTCAAGAAATAGTTTAGCATTGATTCCCGCATTTGGACCGTCAGGTGGACAAATGTAGTCGGGAAAATTAGGGAAAACAAAGCTATAATCTGGTTTCCATATGTTCGAGAATCGCAAAACGGGTTCCAATCTACAGTCACAATAATATGTGTTGTTTCCGAAATAAAAGTTGGTATTTCGCATAATTTTAAAGAGTTTTGGGAACTGATCCACGGAAAATCCAACATATTCGTAATCCGGAAAGTGCATAGGTGGATTTTTTGCAACAGTAACAGTACCTGATCCGTAATGTAGACTTGTATTGACTTTCCATCCTAGTATATTTTCTATTTCTTGGAATAGGTTGTTTTCGTAGTTTATCTCACAATAAAGTTTGTCCATTACCAGATTGGTTACGTCTATTTTTGTAAGATTGTTTCCggacaaatcaaaattaaaaatgttgatcGAATCGCCATTAAAAGCATGTGGATCCATTTCTTTGATTTGGTTGTTGGCTAAACTCACACTGCGtaaatttgacatattttgaaACGTTTCATTGCTCAGATAAACTAGTTTATTatattcaagttttaaaatttctaaatttctcAAACAGGAAATAGTATTTATATGTGTGAGTTGATTTGATGTTAAATCCAAAagttttaaattctgaaaatcaCATATATTTGATGGTAATACTCGAAGTGTTCCATGTCTGTGTACAAGATTTGCAGGAGCACTTGTATTAAAATCTGACGGTGGCAGAACAAATGCATTCGAACCAAATCTAACATATTCGATATGCAAAGCCTGGGACGACCGTTTGGAATGTTTATCGATTTCCCATAATCCTTTAGAATGACAACTACAGCAAGTATCATAATCAGCAGCGACAGTTTTGCATACAGAACTGTCACAAAGAAGTTCTTGGTCTCCTTTCCATTGACTGGGAGACCATGGTACCATGTTTGCAAGCaacatttgaatttcaatcaCCGCTATGAAATATAATCCAAAAAAGTGGAACATTTCAATTATCTTTAAGAAAAACTTTTAGCCGTCAAATGTATGCCATTCTGATGTTGTACGCATTTATACGAACATACGATAACTCGTGACAATGTGTCTGCAATACATGTGATATCAACTCCGCCTCCATACAAAAACTAAAAGTCCAAGTATGTTACTTGCCATCCGAATATATGAAGAAACCAATGGTTGACCCCGAATATATGTATAAATGAAATAAGTTAGATATTGGATTTAAATGACACTTTGTCCACGTTTCATGTAGATAATCTGGAATGTGCGAAAAAAAACAGTCCAAATCGATCGTGTTGGTTATCACTTTTAAATGTGAATTCTTTTAAATGTGAAATCTTGTATCTCTGTATTACATGTAATCATCTCCGAAAGACAAGAATTGAATCTTAAAGAACATTTGCTCAATGAATTTTCTTGATGATATCTACGTCATTTTCAATCTTTGTATtttatgctgagttcacacgtaattcgaattcgattcgcattaactaattggaattcgcattcgaaacgttttacgtcctaacgtcaattctaattcgaagaGTTAGAGAAGAAGATTGTGTAACTGTAAACgtgattagcgaattcgattctcattcgattcgaattaaatgtacgtgCGAACGAGGCATTATATTGCTTTGTAATTTTGTAAATTGATGTTACtagtaattataaattatataagattgAGATAGAGAAGCCAGTGACATAATTCATAAAGGTTAAAGTGGTATAATTAATGTGAATCATTTGATCTCATATCCACACTAGCCTATAAAGACTAGTTTTATTCCGTCACATTTCCATGAACCTGTCTCCAGTCGTTAACTCATCAGTGGTTTTCATTTTGTATAGATACTTATTATTTGACAAGACCCTTTCTAAACATAAAAATTGATTCAGCattgtttgttgatttttttttgtgtgactCTGAGTTGTGACATATTGTCATATTCCACTCAGTTTCTTTtatctaaatagttttaatacatttgttAGTATATTTGTGTTTATATACGACCAAGTCCA
This sequence is a window from Mytilus edulis chromosome 1, xbMytEdul2.2, whole genome shotgun sequence. Protein-coding genes within it:
- the LOC139517073 gene encoding protein toll-like, yielding MVPWSPSQWKGDQELLCDSSVCKTVAADYDTCCSCHSKGLWEIDKHSKRSSQALHIEYVRFGSNAFVLPPSDFNTSAPANLVHRHGTLRVLPSNICDFQNLKLLDLTSNQLTHINTISCLRNLEILKLEYNKLVYLSNETFQNMSNLRSVSLANNQIKEMDPHAFNGDSINIFNFDLSGNNLTKIDVTNLVMDKLYCEINYENNLFQEIENILGWKVNTSLHYGSGTVTVAKNPPMHFPDYEYVGFSVDQFPKLFKIMRNTNFYFGNNTYYCDCRLEPVLRFSNIWKPDYSFVFPNFPDYICPPDGPNAGINAKLFLDKTERDKLTCDLHGDLNCPSRCDCFDQPSRDRIVVNCTDQEISHPEFLKRMPKGFGHNLELYFKNTGMKRFPFFKYLKRVSILDVSYNSFEDINSLFSVDIAYFEKLKKVIILNHSLSDLPDSFKKLDANFIYLGETPIICDCTNLWIGEWRKVYNVNKTINPLLCNANGKILHVEEVTKEFLGCNENPFQWDWLIILSSVIVSLLAVIFGLFMFFQYEILIMFRMMRQTKKPVTAQNLYYDVYISYDVNELDVRIWVLGDLRKTLLKNGLKVYDTVVDTLPGSNRGEVISTKIAQSKQIIVVLSKTYTMEDDPFCVQEFRGAVNHFFRNKSKSLLLINYDNIQTSDVSDPYMKAFLRLGKYISFADRYEKITNKVCSIVKTKT